The following coding sequences are from one Mycolicibacterium aichiense window:
- a CDS encoding oxidoreductase — protein MARWLVTGCSTGFGREIARAALQDGHQVLVTARRAEAVTDLVAEFPDLAAAAALDVTDPDQIAAAVRAAEDAFGGVDVLVNNAGHGYLSAVEEGEDAEVRKLFDVNYFGSVDMMKAVLPAMRARGSGHIVNISSMTGLVANPPNAYYSSTKFALEAVSEALSAEVAALGIKVTLIEPGAFRTDWASRSMKESGAPITEYADVAARKDLIKQFADHLPGDPRKVAEAVLMVTKLDEPPLRLLLGRDVLKAMRDKIAALSASIDQWEAVTKDVNFPN, from the coding sequence ATGGCACGCTGGCTGGTCACCGGCTGCTCCACCGGCTTCGGACGCGAAATCGCCCGTGCCGCACTGCAAGACGGCCACCAAGTGCTCGTCACTGCGCGACGTGCGGAGGCGGTCACTGATCTGGTCGCCGAATTCCCAGACCTCGCGGCGGCCGCCGCGCTCGACGTGACCGACCCTGATCAGATCGCGGCCGCTGTGCGCGCCGCGGAGGATGCCTTCGGTGGCGTCGACGTTCTGGTCAACAACGCCGGACACGGCTACCTATCGGCGGTCGAAGAAGGTGAAGACGCCGAGGTGCGAAAGTTGTTCGACGTCAACTACTTCGGCTCCGTCGACATGATGAAAGCGGTGCTTCCCGCGATGCGTGCCCGCGGTTCGGGCCACATCGTCAACATCTCTTCGATGACCGGTCTCGTGGCCAACCCGCCCAACGCGTACTACTCGTCCACCAAGTTCGCGCTCGAGGCGGTCAGTGAGGCGCTGTCGGCAGAGGTGGCGGCCCTTGGTATCAAGGTGACGCTGATCGAGCCGGGGGCGTTCCGGACCGACTGGGCGTCGCGCTCGATGAAGGAATCCGGCGCGCCGATCACCGAGTACGCCGACGTGGCGGCGCGCAAGGATCTGATCAAGCAGTTCGCCGACCATCTGCCGGGCGACCCGCGCAAGGTCGCCGAAGCTGTTCTGATGGTGACCAAGCTGGACGAGCCACCGCTGCGGCTGCTGCTCGGCCGGGATGTCCTGAAGGCGATGCGGGACAAGATCGCTGCGCTGTCGGCGTCGATCGACCAGTGGGAAGCGGTCACCAAGGACGTGAACTTCCCCAACTAG